The DNA segment CCCTGCTGTCCTGCTCCAGGCAGTCCACACACTCCTCCATGAACCACTGCACAAACTGGGTGTGGGGGCCAGCGGTGCGTGAACCCAGGACGGAGGAAATGAGCAGGAACAGGTTGGCtgtgcagaaaggaacaggacaCACAGTTCTAGAGCAGGTCAGGCAGGAGAGGGAGGCAAGAGGCGGGGAATGCCAAAGGCAGCAGGCCTGGGTGGAAGGAAGATGCAGTAAAGGGGGCTGAATACCTTAGACAGACAGTAGTgaggggcagggcagggtgtgGAGGTGGAGCAGGATGCCCCTTCTGGGGGACTCAGCCCTGTCTCCGATGAGGGGCTTCTAGCTCAGTCTGCAGGTAGGTGCAGCTGGCAAGACTCACCCAGGACTCGGTTCAGAGGGTCCCTCATGTTGACTGTGTGGAGCTGGGAAGCTGAGAGGGAGCTATTCATGGAGCGGTCAGCTGTGGGATGGCAGGGAGGGTACCGTATCAGCTCTGACTCCAGGGGAACCTTACCTGTCCCCCTCCATTAGGGGAGTCTGGGGAGGAGGTGAGGGGAACCAGGCCTGCTGAGTACCATCAAAGACCACTCTGTGTGACTcaggctgcctctctgcctgctcagAGCTCATCTTACAGACAGATAGATCTGTTTGCTAAGGGCCTAGCTAAGGCCATAGGTCTCAGGTGGGCAACCTAACATCTTTCCTTTGCACAAGCATGTAGCTCGGACCCTGATCCCTACAAAGCTCCAGAGAAAGTTCTAGGTTCAGGAGAAATCTCTGGAAACAAGAAAAATTGGATGCCACACAAGAGTTTTTGGCAGAAAGGAGTCTGTCAGCAAGGAGAGGATGACATGGGCTGCCCTCTGagtaggaaggcaggaaggcagcccCAGGTCACAGCCTGGCGGGGCCTGTACTCAGCCACAGGGCATGTCTCTGGgttaggaaggaagggagagtggGTGAGTCAGTGGTACAAGCTGTGTCAAGCTGGTGAACTCACTAAATGCCTCGCCACCCTCCCACCAGTGATAAGGGAGGAGGACCTGTGGGGTCAGAGCACCCACTAGGGACAGAGAAGTGCAAGCTCCTGCTCTGCCAGACGGCCATGAGCTGGGAGTCGAGGAAGCTCGTGAGGGAGGAGTGAGTCCTGGGCAGGCCCATGATCCCCAAGTGCTCACTAGGACTTGACAGGATGCTGGCATCATCCTCATTGGAGCTCAGGAGCCGCATAAGCTTTGAAGGCTGCATGTCCTCCACAGGGAAGAGGCTGATATAATCCTGGGGACAAGGAGTCACTGTCACACACTCGACTTCCTAAGtctccaggagctggagaggaCTGGAGGGCAGATCTGACTGGAGAAGTGAGCTTCCTACAGTCCTTGGCCAGCGTTACCAGTGGTGACCCTTCCCATACCCCAATCTCTGCCCAGTGAGCAGAAAAGGATCCTCATCAAGGATACTCAGAGGACCACTCAAGCCACTCCTCTAGACCCTGACCAATCAGACAGGCCCACACACAGATGACCTTAGCCCCAACCTCTGGCTGGGAGAGCACCTCTGCTTTAAGCGATCAGAAAATGtttgctgggttggggatttagctcagtggtagagcgcttgcctagcaagcgcaaggccctgagttcagtcccagctccggaaaaaaaaaaagaaaaaaagaaaatgtttgctgAATAAACACATGACCAAGTCAGCAGCAGGCCTACCTCTATGTCTTCTCTGTGCCTCTTCTTCTGGCGTGAGGATGCCTGTCCCTTGTGGGAAGAGTAAGAACTCAGGGCACACCAAACGGCTAGCCTAGCAAAGGTTCCAGGAAAAGGCATAGTTAAGTCGGTCCCAGAAGAAGCTACATGTTCACAGTGAAGGAGCCCCTTCTGTCCCTCACTCCCACCCAGATCCTGGGTGACACCAGACTGAATCTGGATGCTAGATGCTTGGGGCTCAAGAAAAGCTCTGGAGAGAATCCTACTTGGCTAGTGCGGTGCCAGGAGGGTCCATGAGGCTGTGCCACTTGGAGGAGTCAGTAAGCAGCCCAGGCAGGATGTGGCCCAGCAGAACCAGGGTCACTTGTTGCATGTCCAGACAGAAGATGGAGTACAATAGTTGAACTGCCCTTAGCGTGTGCTCCTTGCGAGTCTCCTTCAGCAGTTCCTGAGAGGCAGGCGAGTGGCTCCTGAGGTGCTGCCTGGACCCTAGGATTCTGATGCTCTAACCACCTCAGCAGCCAAAGGTGCTATTCAACCCTAACTCCCAAGGTGCTTCTCTGAGGTGAAGCCCTATCTCCCCAGGAGACCACCCAGCTTCTAGCAATCTCTCAAAGAAGCCTGGCCTATCCCAGACAATGATGTCTCCTGTCCCTGTCCACCTGGCTTGTCCACATACACCCCAGCCCAGCCTATCCCAGCTGATGACATCTCCTCCCCCTGTCCAGCTGGCTGTCCACATGCACCCCAGCCCGGTCTATCCCAACCGATGATGTCTACTGCCCTTATCTATATGGCTGTCCACATGTACCCCAGCCCTAGTACCTTAATCAGGTTGTTGCAGAACCAGTAGACGCCACCCATGTGCAGCAGGGTGTCAAGGATGTGAATGGAGCGGCTGTCCACCCAGCCCTTCTCCAGTACCTTGGCAAAGATGTCTGTCAGTACCTCCTTGATGGGACGCTTGGGAGGAAGCAGGTTCCAGTAGGGCATTGTGTCCACGCCCGTGGATGGAAACTTGATCTGCGTGGCTGTCTGCTGTAGCACGTCCGCACACATGTGTTCCAAGATTGAGTTCATAATCACCACCCTAGGGGAGCAGGGAGGGTACATGCAGGCATTACCCCTGGGTTGGGTTACGGAAACATGGCTGAGGAATTAGACCCATAGTATGCTGGGGAGGACAATACAGTTCACTCCTGGCGAGGAGCTCACTTGCCAGGCCTGAAGCCTAGGAGAGGCACAGACCAGGATTTTCTTCTCTTGCAGATTCCATCAATCCACTCAGATTTTCTGTTTCTCCTCCCCTCAACATCCCCATCCCCTTGTCCCCTCCCCCAGGCCTGAGCACTGCCAAATCAGGGTCATAAATAAACACAATCACTTCCACTTAAGCTGAGCACTTGGGGGAGGGGGTCCGACCCAGCCCTGGCACCCTCCCAAAGTAAACTGTAACTTCCAGGAGAGGCCTTTAGGCTGCCCCATGAGACTCTTCCCGGCCCTGGGCAGCTGGGCAAAATGTGCACGGCCTGGAATCCTCTTGGGAACATCTGGGCTGCAAACACAGCTGGGGTCTGAGTACTAACTGCTGGGATGTCAGGGTGCAGAGAGTGCAACCTTGACTTTCAGAGCCCCTCTGTGCCCGTgtgctaatgtgtgtgtgtgtgtacgtgtgtatttgtgtgtgtgcgcgcgtgcgtgcgtgcatgcgtgtgtgtgtgttatagtgtgtgtgtgtgtgtgtgtgtgttatacacacTTAATTTGGATGATGTCCCACAGGCAGGGGAGTGCAGATAAGAGTGTACAGAGCCTCCCCAAACTTTGCTTGGGCTGTTTCCATATGTCCCtcagaaagcatcttcagcaGCTGCCCTGCAAGCCAGCCCAGCCCCACATACACAGCAACTCTCTCCAAGTCCCCTTGAGGGGCACGGATATGCAATGTTACTCAGCCTTAAAAGGAAGGAAATCCTGTCACATGCCAGAGTATGAatgaattttgaggaaattatgCTGAGTAAAGTCAGTCAGTCATGAAAAAGCAGGTATTACGTAATTCTAGTTATACGAAGTATCTAGTGTAGTTGctcagagggacagacagcagCACGGTAGCTGCCGGGAACCCAGAAGGGGGGGTAGACAGTTGCTTATTGGCTAAAAGGCTCGGATACACAAGATGAAAATGTCTGGAGATCTGTGTCACAACCCACATCCTGagtgacacacaaacacagttgaAATGGCAAATTTTCTATTATGTGCTTCACGCCACATTTAAAAACCAACAGCCCAACAACCTAACAGTTGGGGGGAATGAACGGACACCACCAGCCCGTGTGGCGGAAGTCCCTCAAGAGCCAGTACTTGAAATGGTCACCAGgacagctgggggtgggggagggcagctATAAAAACTGCAGATGCCTCAGAGTTCCTCGACAGTGACACAGCCATATAATCCCTTTGCTCTTCTGCCTCAGCTGGTTCTCTACAACTTGGAGTCTTTGAGGACAGAAGCCAAGCTGTCTGGGGTCCATATTTCCCACTCATGGACTGCAGGGTTAAAACCCTCTCGATCCAGAGAGACACCAACTACCTGCTGTGCCAGTTGAATGAGTGTGTGACAAAGAATGTGAGGGAGTGGTAGGGAAGGGAAGCCGTAAGCCGAGAGGGAAAGGAGAGTCCAGCCACCCTAACTGGGCACGGCCTGGGCAGCACAGCAAGGTGGGCTGTCAGAGCCTGGATGGAGGAGGAAGTGGTGGGTGAGCGGctccctgggaaggggagggCCGCTTGTTCCTGGTGGTGCTGACTCCTCACCACGCACCTGCAGGGGCCAGGAGGGCCAGGCCAGGTTACTGACCTCTCATTGTAGAACTGCAGCGTGTTCTCACTGTACAATGGCCCTGCCAACTGGCGGATCATCTGCAGTGACTTCTCACGCTCATCCAGCCCCAGCATCCGGACGTGGGCCACAAGCCAAGCCACAGCACACACTGCCAGACTGCATACCTTTCCCTTGATATTATCGGTGATTTTctgtggggaggaaaagggaatgACTTGGGGAACTCTCTCGCTCTCCCTAGCCATGACTCCCACGGCCTCTGGggggagctggggggggggggtcacaggtGGCATCCCGAGTACATTTCACACCTTTGCAACACAaatttgattttctcaaggaCAGCTGGGAGGGATGAAGTGGTTAAGAGGGGGACACTGTGGGAGACTAATACCAGAACACGACTCCAGCTTGagggtttgtgtgtatgcacaatgACAAGCTCTCAATGACAGCCCTGTGTCTCAGGCAGAGAGGCTCAAGTAATGGTGGAGCTACCTGGATGGACTCGAAGGCCAGAACCCCATTCTCCCAAGCGTTGAGGATTTCCAAAATGGCTGCTGAGATGCTCAGGCAGGCTTCATGCCACTTCATCTGCCTACAGAGAAGATTAGGGATAGGAGAACCACCATGGCAAGGGAGTGTGAGATGGGATTAGGGGAGAGGGTCTCGGAATGCCCCCACTACTACCCAAGGTCAGGACCTAGACCACTGACACTAGCTTCATCTCTGAGGAGTTGTTGAGTAAGGCCACCAAGGACTCGACTTTGGTGGAGTCAGGCCGGAAGCAGGGGTGGTCAGGGTTCAAAATCTTGCCCTCCTCAGGCATGCAGGTCTGCATCCAGGTCTCAAAGAAGGGGACTTCTTCTCCTGAGCTTGACTCGGAGAGAATCACCTGGAAAAGACAGCACCAGCTGAGAGAAGAGGGCATGGCGCCTGCCAGAGCCCAAGAACAGACTCTACTGCCATTCCCTTTCCTCGGACAAATCTAAATCTGTCCAGGGGAATCAGACAGGGAGTTGTGCTGCCACCTAGTGGTCAGCATGAATGTGTCGCTAGAGGACCTGGGACGCTGGGCACCTGTTGACTGGGAAGCCAACAGAACTGGCTGGCTTGGGAGATCAGCAGGGGCAGGGGTGAGTAAGGGAGTTCCTGGCAGTTTCCTTCCTCTTTGTCCCACTCACTTGGGGCCTCTTCCTGTCACCAGCTCTCATCACTTACCTCTGAGCCATAGGTCTGGGCCACGTGGCATAGCATGAGGAAGGAGATGTCAAAGAGCAAGGCACGAACTGAGGCTGTTTTTGCTGTGGGAAAGACAAGGACGCCAAGCTCAGCCCAGGGCAGAGGCCCCAAGCCCTGTGTAGATCAGGAGTGCCAGGGATTGAAGGCCTCACGCACAGTAGCAAGTGTGGAGGCTACACCCCAGCTCAGGACTTTCTGAAGGAAGGTCAGGGACCAAGTGGTTCCTTCAAAGCTCTGAGGCTCAGAATCCTTTTCTTGGGTCTTAGTAAAAACATCATCCCTTCCTTGAAATCCACAATTTCTAGAATGCAAACCGGTCTAAAATGGTCCAACTTGGAGAAGGGCAAAGGGGTGGTTGTGGCAGAGCCCCTTCCCAGCATCGCCCTCACCCCCGGAATGAGCAGGcagtcctccctctcctccctcctcaggTATCTGCAGATAGCACAAACTTACTGCTCTCTCCGCTGCCATGGGTAGTGAACTCATTCAGActgcagggacagagacaggtgaGATCAAGCAGagcaggagctgagctgagctacaggagggggtggggtgcGGGCAGGAGGGGGCTACACATTCAGGGGGGTGGTCCCTAGAGCCTGAACTATAAACTAAGTATGAACGAGTATTATAACTACAGAAATAAATCACTATTATTAAAAGAACATGGTGCCTCACATCTACATCCCAAGACAGAAGAGTCTAACACATggtgtgtcagaggacagctcggACTACACAGTGAGCCCCAAAGACTTATAAGGAACCATGTTCCACATGTAAAATTCCTGGTAACCTGCGAAACTCCAGGTAAGCCCCCAAAAGCTGCAGAATTTAAGAACCCATTAATAGCCAGGCCGTGGTCATGCATGCCTCTGGGGGCAGAGTGAGGCAGATCTAGGAGTTTgatgctagcctggtctacaaagtgagttccaggatagccagggttgtTACAcagtacaaaacaaaaaacaaaaaggaccccATGAGCTAGATAGAGTCGGCTACACGAGACCCTATGTCCAAAGTCAATATCCAGACCAAGGAATTCTCCCATGCCCACTGTTCaatatctcattttaaaaatgtatttatcttttatttttatgtattaagTATGTCTGTGTTAGTTATGCATCTCATATGTCTACAAGATTCTGCACAGGGAGGGCAATGGAtcctctgagactggagttacaaacaacTGTGAGCTGAATGTAggtcctgagccatctctctacccttgCACGCACCCTGTCCCCCTGAACTGTCATCATCTTAGCAAGCATCTTCATCCACCTTCAGTGAACCCTTCTGTCATGGTTTCTAGTTAGGATGCTCTGCCCTGGTCTGTATACCTCAATGGGAGACCCGCATCTAGTTATCTCCCCTCTCCAAACTGGACATCCCATCGCACAGCAGGGCATAGCTCTACTCACTTGATGAATTTCCGGGCAAAGGATTTAAGCTTcccagtggcagcagcagcagccaacaGCAAGTCCAGGCTCTTCCCAGACAGCATGTGTCCCAGGACCCCGAGCAACCCCTCCGGGGACTTGGAGTGATCCGCATCCATTGTCTGGGGCAGGACAAGAGGCCAGGGAAGGACACTGATGACCCCAGACAGCCTAAACACATTCCTCTCTGCCTGTGTCCACTGGCTGGCCCACAGCACCTTCAAACAACCTGCCACTTCCTGCTCTGACAGAAAGATGATCACTGCTAACACTCTCCCTACTCTGTAAGCCTTGTGCTCAACTACACAGGTGTGGCGGGGTGCAGGGGCAGGGCGTGAGGGGTGAGCGGTGAAGTGGGGGACAGGATCTGGCTGGGAGCTTCCCTTCTATGCCTTCATGGGTAGTGTCTGGAGAGGCTCCAGCCACATCATCTAGCGCACAGCGGGAGAGCAACCAATGTCAGCTTTCAGTGGTAGCTACCTTTGCCTCCCTGGTTGTTCCACTCCCCAAACAGCTCTccacagagagccagagaggtcTGTGGGCCCTGTTCATTTATCTGGAAACaggaaagcaaaagaagaaaggagtgCACAGCGGCACAGGCAGGGCGCACGCGCACCTTGAGAATGTTTGTAACAGTGGGCTCTGCCCGCAGGATCAGTCCAGGATTAGGCTGGATGTTAGCATTTTCTGATGATTTTAGCTGGGGGTCCCGATCTGCTGTGCTATGGTCATAAaccagagaagaaaacagaaacgaagattatttcctttttggagacaggtctcatattgtctcaggctggccttaaactcaaggtcgttctcctgtttcagcctctcgAGGTTGGAGTTACAGCTGTAAACTACCTCACTCATACTTGGCTAGGAAAATCCTGATACAGTCTCTAATACATTGTGTGTGGTGGCCTGCACTCTAATCAAATCTTAAATCATTCAagtggcagaagcaggcagacctctgtgaatgaggctagccaaagctacatagtgagactcctgtttttaagaaaaaaaattctctaatTCAACTCCAGAAACAAAGGTAGAAGTTTATGCGTGAACCTGTGCTCAACATTACCATCATCTCAATTTGTCAGTATCATTACCCACATTCTGAGTTCAGTTAAGATTAAAGGAAgatgggggttgaggatttagctcagtagtagagcacttgcctagcaagcgcaaggccctgggttcagtcctcagctccaaaaaaaaaaaaaaaaaaaaaaaaaaaaagattaaaggaaGATGTAAGACTTTCTCTTCGGCCTTTGCTCACAAAGGAGGACGGGTCAAAGAGCAGCTCTCTAGACCCAGAAGGCATCAGCCACTTGCAACTCAGACcttaaagaggaagggaaaggcacTAGGAACCAGTCTGGCAAGAGGGAGGCCACCCGAGGGGCTCACAACGTACCGCTTGCTCACAAGGCTGGCAAAGCTGGCCTCAGACAGAAGCCCCTGCTTGTTGCACTCCTGGAGGAGGAAGTTCGTGCAGTCACAACTGTGAAGGAAAGCCAGAGGATCCAAGTGAGAGGAGAGTTGGATCACAGGGTATCTGTCCGGTCTCCTCTCTCCTTCAGGGTGACGAAAACCTCAGGTACCCAAAGGTAGAAGTGCTCTGGGTACTTGGCAACTATGAGCCtactgcctcctgcctctgccaagtGGGAGAGTCCAACAGGAAGAAAGAGTTCCCAATGCTCATCTAACACGGTGAGCAGGGAAGGACTCAGAACACTTTCCAGGGAGCTCGTACTTGCAGCGCTGGTCAGCTTTGTCCAACAAGGGTGTGAGCTTCAACAGGAACTCAAAAGCACAGTTGACATCCTCAGTGAAGTCCTAAAAAGAATCAGAAACTGCCACCTGGGTTCTACATCCCAGGGCCCCACAGCCCAAAGGGCCGGGTTACAAGGACACCTTGCTTGGTAAGAGAGAAAGCTGGCTGTGACCCCTACCAGCCCCCAGTGACTAGGTAGGAGGTGCTGGAGGCCCCACGCTCTCCATGTGGTTACTCTGGCCAAATCACCACAAGCAGTCTTTCTGCTGGGTGGATGGGAGCCACCATCTTTACCTGGGTGTATATGCAAGGACATACCCAGGTGTTCACAGGTCCACACAGCCTCCTCTGGGCACAAGAACATGTCACCACAGAGCTACAGCCCAAAAGACCCACCCTTAGCACACACCCTTAGTCCAAGACTCGGGAGGCAGAAccaggtgatctctgagttcgaggccagtctggtgtacagagtgagttccagaacagccagggctacacagagaaaccctgcctcataaaaacaaaaacaaacaaacgaaaaaaaaaagaaaggaaagagagaccaGGACAAGGACTTGTCTACCTTCCTCTGCTTCCATGACCCTCACCCAGGCTCCAACTCACCTTGTCTCcatgaaaatatttcttcaatttcACCAAAACCTGTGGAATCTAGGACacgagggagaagagaggaaaatcaaggacctttttctctttcacttACCCCAGAAGACTGTGCATTCCCTACTGTGGGCACTGAGGTAGGAAGGCTCTTCTGGCTTGGACGGTACTCTCTGAATGACCTGTAAGCCTACACACAGGGACCCGAGCACCCGATGCCTCTGGCCTATAGGACATGGCCCCCCCACTTCTGCTGCCCCCAAATCCTAACAACAAAATTGGAAGCAAGGTTCAGAGCCACCTCCCCGGCTCTCTTAAGTGACCGGAACCAACCTGGCTAAGGACAGGCTAAACAAGCAGCCAAGACTCAGAGACAATGACCAGCTAAGCTTGTGCTAGAGACTCAGAGGTTGGACTAGGTGCCAGGAGGGGACACACAGGGCAAAGATCCAGCACACTGCTCTTCTCCTGAACGCTGTCCCCCTTCCTGGGTCTTCCTTGCCACCATATCACCAAATAGATACCTTGAGATAGGTGAAAGCCGTCCACTTCAGCTCCTGCGTACCTTCAGGGGACTCAATGAGTCCCACAAAGCAAGCTTTCCAGATCTCAAGGACAAAGAGAGGTGTGGGGATATGCTGTGGGAAATCCAAGGGGGTGGTGTAAGAGGTCCCTCCCCTTCCGCAGGCTCCAAGGACCAGGTTGGGTTTGTGACTACACAGCAGGGCTCCAGTTCAGACCCAAGATCTGGAGGACAAAACTGTGTACAACTGGCATCTGTGGTCCACTAGGGGATCAAGAGGAAATTTCTATTCCTCTGGAGTACcagcctcctccctcttcccccatgGCCGCCCACCCTGCTTGGCCACGCCCACCTGCATGCGCTTCACCATCATCAGCTGCTCCACCAGGGGCTGCATCTCGCCTGTCAGGTTCATGGTGCCCTCAAGCAGGATGAGTGCATG comes from the Rattus norvegicus strain BN/NHsdMcwi chromosome 10, GRCr8, whole genome shotgun sequence genome and includes:
- the Med24 gene encoding mediator of RNA polymerase II transcription subunit 24 isoform X1, with amino-acid sequence MKVVNLKQAILQAWKERWSDYQWAINMKKFFPKGATWDILNLAEALLEQAMIGPSPNPLILSYLKYAISSQMVSYSSVLTAISKFDDFSRDLCVQALLDIMDMFCDRLSCHGKAEECIGLCRALLSALHWLLRCTAASAERLQEGLEAGSAVTGEKQLALCLQCLEKTLSSTKNRALLHIAKLEEASLHTSQGLGQGGTRANQPTASWTAIEHCLLKLGEILANLSNPQLRSQAEHCGTLIRSIPTMLSVHSEQLHKTGFPTIHALILLEGTMNLTGEMQPLVEQLMMVKRMQHIPTPLFVLEIWKACFVGLIESPEGTQELKWTAFTYLKIPQVLVKLKKYFHGDKDFTEDVNCAFEFLLKLTPLLDKADQRCNCDCTNFLLQECNKQGLLSEASFASLVSKRTADRDPQLKSSENANIQPNPGLILRAEPTVTNILKTMDADHSKSPEGLLGVLGHMLSGKSLDLLLAAAAATGKLKSFARKFINLNEFTTHGSGESTKTASVRALLFDISFLMLCHVAQTYGSEVILSESSSGEEVPFFETWMQTCMPEEGKILNPDHPCFRPDSTKVESLVALLNNSSEMKLVQMKWHEACLSISAAILEILNAWENGVLAFESIQKITDNIKGKVCSLAVCAVAWLVAHVRMLGLDEREKSLQMIRQLAGPLYSENTLQFYNERVVIMNSILEHMCADVLQQTATQIKFPSTGVDTMPYWNLLPPKRPIKEVLTDIFAKVLEKGWVDSRSIHILDTLLHMGGVYWFCNNLIKELLKETRKEHTLRAVQLLYSIFCLDMQQVTLVLLGHILPGLLTDSSKWHSLMDPPGTALAKLAVWCALSSYSSHKGQASSRQKKRHREDIEDYISLFPVEDMQPSKLMRLLSSNEDDASILSSPTDRSMNSSLSASQLHTVNMRDPLNRVLANLFLLISSVLGSRTAGPHTQFVQWFMEECVDCLEQDSRGSILQFMPFTTVSELVKVSAMSSPKVVLAITDLSLPLGRQVAAKAIAAL
- the Med24 gene encoding mediator of RNA polymerase II transcription subunit 24 isoform X2, which translates into the protein MKVVNLKQAILQAWKERWSDYQWAINMKKFFPKGATWDILNLAEALLEQAMIGPSPNPLILSYLKYAISSQMVSYSSVLTAISKFDDFSRDLCVQALLDIMDMFCDRLSCHGKAEECIGLCRALLSALHWLLRCTAASAERLQEGLEAGSAVTGEKQLALCLQCLEKTLSSTKNRALLHIAKLEEASSWTAIEHCLLKLGEILANLSNPQLRSQAEHCGTLIRSIPTMLSVHSEQLHKTGFPTIHALILLEGTMNLTGEMQPLVEQLMMVKRMQHIPTPLFVLEIWKACFVGLIESPEGTQELKWTAFTYLKIPQVLVKLKKYFHGDKDFTEDVNCAFEFLLKLTPLLDKADQRCNCDCTNFLLQECNKQGLLSEASFASLVSKRTADRDPQLKSSENANIQPNPGLILRAEPTVTNILKTMDADHSKSPEGLLGVLGHMLSGKSLDLLLAAAAATGKLKSFARKFINLNEFTTHGSGESTKTASVRALLFDISFLMLCHVAQTYGSEVILSESSSGEEVPFFETWMQTCMPEEGKILNPDHPCFRPDSTKVESLVALLNNSSEMKLVQMKWHEACLSISAAILEILNAWENGVLAFESIQKITDNIKGKVCSLAVCAVAWLVAHVRMLGLDEREKSLQMIRQLAGPLYSENTLQFYNERVVIMNSILEHMCADVLQQTATQIKFPSTGVDTMPYWNLLPPKRPIKEVLTDIFAKVLEKGWVDSRSIHILDTLLHMGGVYWFCNNLIKELLKETRKEHTLRAVQLLYSIFCLDMQQVTLVLLGHILPGLLTDSSKWHSLMDPPGTALAKLAVWCALSSYSSHKGQASSRQKKRHREDIEDYISLFPVEDMQPSKLMRLLSSNEDDASILSSPTDRSMNSSLSASQLHTVNMRDPLNRVLANLFLLISSVLGSRTAGPHTQFVQWFMEECVDCLEQDSRGSILQFMPFTTVSELVKVSAMSSPKVVLAITDLSLPLGRQVAAKAIAAL
- the Med24 gene encoding mediator of RNA polymerase II transcription subunit 24 isoform X4, whose amino-acid sequence is MKVVNLKQAILQAWKERWSDYQWAINMKKFFPKGATWDILNLAEALLEQAMIGPSPNPLILSYLKYAISSQMVSYSSVLTAISKFDDFSRDLCVQALLDIMDMFCDRLSCHGKAEECIGLCRALLSALHWLLRCTAASAERLQEGLEAGSAVTGEKQLALCLQCLEKTLSSTKNRALLHIAKLEEASSWTAIEHCLLKLGEILANLSNPQLRSQAEHCGTLIRSIPTMLSVHSEQLHKTGFPTIHALILLEGTMNLTGEMQPLVEQLMMVKRMQHIPTPLFVLEIWKACFVGLIESPEGTQELKWTAFTYLKIPQVLVKLKKYFHGDKDFTEDVNCAFEFLLKLTPLLDKADQRCNCDCTNFLLQECNKQGLLSEASFASLVSKRTADRDPQLKSSENANIQPNPGLILRAEPTVTNILKTMDADHSKSPEGLLGVLGHMLSGKSLDLLLAAAAATGKLKSFARKFINLNEFTTHGSGESTKTASVRALLFDISFLMLCHVAQTYGSEVILSESSSGEEVPFFETWMQTCMPEEGKILNPDHPCFRPDSTKVESLVALLNNSSEMKLVQMKWHEACLSISAAILEILNAWENGVLAFESIQKITDNIKGKVCSLAVCAVAWLVAHVRMLGLDEREKSLQMIRQLAGPLYSENTLQFYNERVVIMNSILEHMCADVLQQTATQIKFPSTGVDTMPYWNLLPPKRPIKEELLKETRKEHTLRAVQLLYSIFCLDMQQVTLVLLGHILPGLLTDSSKWHSLMDPPGTALAKLAVWCALSSYSSHKGQASSRQKKRHREDIEDYISLFPVEDMQPSKLMRLLSSNEDDASILSSPTDRSMNSSLSASQLHTVNMRDPLNRVLANLFLLISSVLGSRTAGPHTQFVQWFMEECVDCLEQDSRGSILQFMPFTTVSELVKVSAMSSPKVVLAITDLSLPLGRQVAAKAIAAL
- the Med24 gene encoding mediator of RNA polymerase II transcription subunit 24 isoform X3; the protein is MKVVNLKQAILQAWKERWSDYQWAINMKKFFPKGATWDILNLAEALLEQAMIGPSPNPLILSYLKYAISSQMVSYSSVLTAISKFDDFSRDLCVQALLDIMDMFCDRLSCHGKAEECIGLCRALLSALHWLLRCTAASAERLQEGLEAGSAVTGEKQLALCLQCLEKTLSSTKNRALLHIAKLEEASLHTSQGLGQGGTRANQPTASWTAIEHCLLKLGEILANLSNPQLRSQAEHCGTLIRSIPTMLSVHSEQLHKTGFPTIHALILLEGTMNLTGEMQPLVEQLMMVKRMQHIPTPLFVLEIWKACFVGLIESPEGTQELKWTAFTYLKIPQVLVKLKKYFHGDKDFTEDVNCAFEFLLKLTPLLDKADQRCNCDCTNFLLQECNKQGLLSEASFASLVSKRTADRDPQLKSSENANIQPNPGLILRAEPTVTNILKTMDADHSKSPEGLLGVLGHMLSGKSLDLLLAAAAATGKLKSFARKFINLNEFTTHGSGESTKTASVRALLFDISFLMLCHVAQTYGSEVILSESSSGEEVPFFETWMQTCMPEEGKILNPDHPCFRPDSTKVESLVALLNNSSEMKLVQMKWHEACLSISAAILEILNAWENGVLAFESIQKITDNIKGKVCSLAVCAVAWLVAHVRMLGLDEREKSLQMIRQLAGPLYSENTLQFYNERVVIMNSILEHMCADVLQQTATQIKFPSTGVDTMPYWNLLPPKRPIKEELLKETRKEHTLRAVQLLYSIFCLDMQQVTLVLLGHILPGLLTDSSKWHSLMDPPGTALAKLAVWCALSSYSSHKGQASSRQKKRHREDIEDYISLFPVEDMQPSKLMRLLSSNEDDASILSSPTDRSMNSSLSASQLHTVNMRDPLNRVLANLFLLISSVLGSRTAGPHTQFVQWFMEECVDCLEQDSRGSILQFMPFTTVSELVKVSAMSSPKVVLAITDLSLPLGRQVAAKAIAAL
- the Med24 gene encoding mediator of RNA polymerase II transcription subunit 24 isoform X6; the protein is MRITPSPRRGCSGSWDTCCLGRAWTCCWLLLLPLGSLNPLPGNSSTKTASVRALLFDISFLMLCHVAQTYGSEVILSESSSGEEVPFFETWMQTCMPEEGKILNPDHPCFRPDSTKVESLVALLNNSSEMKLVQMKWHEACLSISAAILEILNAWENGVLAFESIQKITDNIKGKVCSLAVCAVAWLVAHVRMLGLDEREKSLQMIRQLAGPLYSENTLQFYNERVVIMNSILEHMCADVLQQTATQIKFPSTGVDTMPYWNLLPPKRPIKEVLTDIFAKVLEKGWVDSRSIHILDTLLHMGGVYWFCNNLIKELLKETRKEHTLRAVQLLYSIFCLDMQQVTLVLLGHILPGLLTDSSKWHSLMDPPGTALAKLAVWCALSSYSSHKGQASSRQKKRHREDIEDYISLFPVEDMQPSKLMRLLSSNEDDASILSSPTDRSMNSSLSASQLHTVNMRDPLNRVLANLFLLISSVLGSRTAGPHTQFVQWFMEECVDCLEQDSRGSILQFMPFTTVSELVKVSAMSSPKVVLAITDLSLPLGRQVAAKAIAAL